One Spea bombifrons isolate aSpeBom1 chromosome 1, aSpeBom1.2.pri, whole genome shotgun sequence DNA window includes the following coding sequences:
- the C1H5orf63 gene encoding glutaredoxin-like protein C5orf63 homolog, translating into MLPLRCWQSAKSSPFRVLKRYFVSQKAKPVLTLFTKNPCPLCDEAKETLLPYMNRFVLEQVDITLPENAAWYERYKNDIPVFHLNGQFLMMHRVNVKKLERNLQKLENEYGTMTD; encoded by the exons ATGCTCCCATTGAGATGTTGGCAAAGTGCGAAATCATCACCGTTTCGAGTGTTAAAACGCTATTTTGTATCTCAAAAGGCAAAGCCGGTGCTCACGCTTTTTACAAAG aaTCCATGTCCACTTTGCGATGAAGCTAAAGAAACACTTTTACCTTATATGAACAGG tttgttttagAGCAAGTTGACATAACTCTTCCAGAGAACGCAGCCTGGTATGAAAGATATAAAAACGACATTCCGGTTTTTCATCTTAATGGCCAGTTTCTTATGATGCACAGAGTAAACGTGAAGAAGCTAGAAAGGAATCTTCAGAAATTGGAAAATGAATATGGAACGATGACGGATTAA